A genome region from Flavobacterium sp. CFS9 includes the following:
- a CDS encoding ImmA/IrrE family metallo-endopeptidase — translation MKSTEKSEIMKTSSLLGIKDLAETIALDYPEIITPLERIISEEDLELYYDNYGDAFDGMTIYDDSQFFIHINIFKGNQPGSFRSRFSIAHELGHYFIDNHRVGLKKGLLSPHPSKNNENTHFRIESEADYFASCLLMPEERFKKYVLRKKFDFSIIKTLSELFHTSITATAIRFADLGNHPIMIVFGENGKIKWKHCSKDFPFQYLLYSSKIPEDSVMGEYFYKNRIPASSEDVWPMDWFEYVNDRNSQRKFKEHCIPHKNLAFSIIWEAQ, via the coding sequence ATGAAAAGCACCGAAAAAAGCGAGATAATGAAGACTAGTTCTTTACTTGGAATTAAAGATTTAGCTGAAACTATAGCTTTAGACTATCCTGAAATCATAACTCCTTTAGAGCGTATTATTTCGGAAGAAGATTTGGAGCTGTACTATGATAATTATGGCGATGCTTTTGACGGAATGACAATTTACGATGATTCTCAGTTTTTTATACATATAAATATATTTAAAGGCAATCAGCCAGGAAGCTTCAGATCACGCTTTAGTATAGCTCACGAACTCGGCCATTACTTTATTGACAATCATAGAGTTGGACTAAAAAAAGGGCTATTATCACCACATCCTTCAAAAAATAATGAAAATACTCACTTTAGAATAGAAAGTGAAGCAGACTATTTTGCTTCATGTCTATTAATGCCAGAAGAAAGATTTAAAAAGTACGTTCTGAGAAAAAAATTTGATTTTTCAATTATAAAAACCTTGTCAGAGTTATTTCATACCAGTATCACGGCAACTGCGATACGATTTGCAGATCTAGGAAATCATCCAATTATGATCGTCTTTGGAGAAAATGGGAAAATAAAATGGAAGCACTGCAGTAAAGATTTTCCTTTTCAATATTTATTGTACAGCTCTAAAATCCCTGAAGATTCTGTAATGGGTGAATATTTTTACAAAAACAGAATTCCTGCAAGTTCAGAAGATGTTTGGCCAATGGATTGGTTTGAATATGTTAATGATAGAAATAGCCAAAGAAAGTTTAAAGAACACTGTATTCCTCATAAAAACCTAGCTTTTAGTATAATATGGGAAGCCCAATAA
- a CDS encoding RNA polymerase subunit sigma yields METTLNDTIDFEKICSSELLDYISFKAEYPKEAELAFAEFCRRFEKDILQKAEVYCSKFGYNEIVALDVAHCAFARVWKYPTFNVEKLKGKSIDKGILLWLYPIMYTQILKFEHATTCADPNEEEALEIITNLDDLTEKLCDSDDIEDKKILRKKLQIMDGAFLGLTEKHKIIYLTYKAYEREGKNIPRSISKKLQETLELVPVTIRIYKRDANLHVQKYLNESHARK; encoded by the coding sequence ATGGAAACCACACTAAATGATACAATAGATTTCGAGAAAATATGCAGTTCTGAATTACTGGATTATATTTCTTTTAAAGCAGAATATCCAAAGGAAGCTGAACTAGCTTTTGCAGAATTTTGCAGACGTTTTGAAAAAGATATACTTCAAAAGGCGGAAGTATACTGCTCAAAATTTGGTTACAATGAAATTGTTGCCTTGGATGTTGCACATTGTGCCTTTGCACGTGTATGGAAGTATCCCACATTTAATGTAGAAAAATTAAAAGGTAAAAGCATTGATAAAGGGATTTTATTATGGCTTTATCCTATAATGTATACACAAATACTAAAATTTGAGCATGCAACAACATGTGCAGATCCAAATGAAGAAGAAGCTTTAGAAATAATTACCAATTTAGATGATCTAACTGAAAAATTGTGCGATAGTGACGATATAGAAGATAAAAAAATATTACGCAAAAAACTGCAAATAATGGATGGTGCTTTTTTAGGACTAACTGAAAAACACAAGATTATTTATCTGACCTACAAAGCATATGAAAGAGAGGGGAAAAATATACCGCGATCAATCAGTAAAAAACTCCAGGAGACTCTAGAGCTTGTTCCTGTAACTATAAGAATCTATAAAAGAGATGCAAATCTTCATGTTCAAAAATATTTAAACGAAAGTCATGCAAGAAAATAA